A genomic window from Gossypium hirsutum isolate 1008001.06 chromosome D12, Gossypium_hirsutum_v2.1, whole genome shotgun sequence includes:
- the LOC107946546 gene encoding uncharacterized protein encodes MDSWLVATAAGYFAEYWQNLLSDRTRFPELRTQETETGNGPLSSTKGLQQDVSSDGREFSTRKVSDSYRHYVVSAAQVDSDSGFDSEMVGSSGHHMDQFLVSQSREDQCRKGPRSDTMRKRSTLETRYSYGHLLKPFSSLDSCIMAHLYMEHVNMEEYILTFPPSSPTAISRPLIVTDGSQIISRASGSFPNGSNRTAESKLHNLATFETSGNVFGIPPLPKVKSSDLRKKLKFKRGNRYSGRQSIPCKMDTANRFHSQQGPDEGAFLFSLGIFMGIVSSCIRNRREVLKLRGLLKHTENVVQDLHDELEMKDPVTVKEIANEKYESGETYDDSFHDRVSSSVEQNFNNSKRCYGGESYYDKVGESSESMSQIEAELEAELERLGLNMNVSNLEGRLSDLDELDPDFAEGELRSDMINAQALVKSVSNEDSRDTSTTHSRNYAFSPRELSMRLHEVIQSKLEERIEELEMALRNSQKKVKLMEWQYKISRKISSSKLKYSSNPESPLANEEIDCQSGPLVMQLSGEALDAYIEAREELLKTDESEEDDDDDDGLPDIYRNKHQGELHKYD; translated from the exons ATGGATTCATGGCTTGTTGCAACAGCTGCTGGTTATTTTGCTGAATATTGGCAAAATCTTTTGAGTGATAGGACTCGCTTTCCTGAGCTAAGAACTCAAGAGACTGAAACCGGGAACGGTCCCTTGTCTTCGACAAAGGGACTCCAGCAAGATGTTTCTTCAGATGGAAGAGAGTTTTCAACTAGGAAAGTATCAGATTCTTATAGACATTATGTGGTTTCAGCTGCACAAGTGGATTCCGATAGCGGATTCGATAGTGAAATGGTGGGAAGTTCAGGACATCACATGGATCAATTTTTAGTTTCTCAATCAAGAGAAGATCAATGTAGAAAGGGGCCTAGAAGTGACACTATGAGGAAAAGAAGCACCCTTGAAACTAGATATTCATATGGACATTTACTTAAACCTTTTAGTTCCTTAGATAGTTGCATAATGGCTCACCTATATATGGAACATGTTAATATGGAAGAATACATACTTACTTTCCCTCCATCATCACCGACTGCAATATCGAGACCATTGATTGTAACTGATGGAAGCCAAATAATCAGCAGAGCAAGTGGCAGTTTTCCCAATGGATCAAATCGAACCGCGGAGAGTAAGTTGCATAATCTAGCCACTTTTGAAACGAGTGGAAATGTTTTCGGGATTCCTCCGTTGCCAAAAGTCAAGTCTTCAGATCTCCGCAAGAAGTTGAAATTTAAGAGAGGAAACCGGTATAGTGGAAGACAAAGCATTCCTTGCAAAATGGATACTGCAAACCGGTTTCATTCACAACAGG GTCCGGATGAAGGAGCGTTTCTGTTTTCTCTTGGTATTTTTATGGGCATAGTATCTTCTTGCATCAGAAATCGAAGGGAAGTGTTGAAATTGAGAGGGTTGTTAAAGCATACAGAGAATGTAGTTCAAGATCTTCATGATGAGCTCGAGATGAAAGATCCGGTGACAGTGAAGGAGATAGCTAATGAGAAGTACGAATCAGGGGAGACGTATGATGATTCCTTTCATGACAGGGTATCATCTTCCGTGGAACAGAATTTCAATAATTCCAAACGATGTTATGGTGGAGAATCATATTATGATAAGGTAGGGGAAAGTTCAGAGTCAATGAGTCAAATCGAAGCTGAGCTCGAAGCTGAACTCGAGAGGTTGGGTCTAAACATGAACGTATCTAACCTGGAGGGAAGATTGTCTGATCTTGATGAG CTTGACCCGGATTTTGCCGAAGGTGAATTGAGATCCGATATGATCAATGCGCAGGCTCTTGTCAAATCTGTTTCAAACGAAGATAGCCGTGACACTTCTACTACTCATTCCAGAAATTATGCATTCTCACCGCGAGAGTTGAGCATGCGTCTACATGAAGTTATTCAATCGAAGCTCGAAGAACGTATAGAAGAACTTGAGATGGCCCTCAGGAACAGCCAGAAGAAGGTGAAACTAATGGAATGGCAGTATAAGATTTCACGAAAGATCTCTAGCAGTAAACTGAAATATTCATCCAATCCTGAGAGTCCATTAGCAAATGAAGAAATCGATTGCCAGTCTGGTCCTCTAGTTATGCAACTATCAGGGGAAGCTTTAGATGCATACATTGAAGCTCGTGAAGAGCTGTTGAAGACGGACGAAtcagaagaagatgatgatgatgatgatggactACCTGATATTTATCGAAATAAGCATCAAGGCGAGCTGCATAAGTATGATTGA
- the LOC107946547 gene encoding exocyst complex component EXO70E2 has translation MDECQSAIPAHDGDLHVVAAAHHIVKALGTTKNLSDDLRKILIDLDAHLSLITSNIDSKGGKGFVEVEERLKRVERKIVIWESDRIMIWDSGPKEASDYLEAVDEVQTLIDSLRGLSMNENQKQKELLHRASSLLQMAMSRLEEELIHMLVKHKQQSEPTYIPSPSSQRNVVYNESVVSLDNESAKEASSKNSCSDECGEYIVDLVPEHVIPDIKSIAKVMFASDYGQEFCEAFIGVRKEALEQHFDILENGKLSIEDLLKMEWCSLSTEMNKWTWSMKIIFGVYLMSEKRLCDQVLGEFGSVNSFCFLEIAKTTILCLLNFGEAIAMGPQEPEKLLRLLDMYETLADLVIDIDALFSEDGGSFVRLEFHKLLEGLADSVKAAFNAFGVAVSSNGSLYPFPGGGVHPLSKYVMNYISMFPEYCSTLNLLLEDQHSDVASLVSEPQCGPTASLSTSCPMACHLRSITSSLESNLHKKSKLYKDEALQHIFLMNNLHYMVQKVKGSELRPFFGDEWIRKHNAKFQQHEMNYERVTWSSVVLLLKDDNPGSSSLSKSTFKEMCKGFSIAFEEVYKNQTSWCIPDPQLREDLRISTSLKVVHAYRTFLGRNPAHVDDKCIKHTVEDVEKLLFGLFEGSPRSLRNSRRMMKT, from the coding sequence aTGGATGAATGTCAATCTGCCATCCCAGCACATGATGGAGATCTTCATGTGGTTGCTGCTGCTCACCATATTGTCAAGGCATTAGGAACTACAAAAAATCTTAGTGATGATTTGAGGAAAATCCTTATCGATCTCGATGCGCACTTGTCATTGATAACTTCAAATATCGATAGCAAGGGAGGAAAGGGATTCGTTGAAGTTGAGGAGCGACTGAAACGAGTAGAGAGGAAGATTGTGATTTGGGAGTCGGATCGAATAATGATATGGGATTCTGGACCCAAGGAAGCTTCCGATTATCTAGAAGCCGTAGATGAAGTTCAGACACTGATAGACAGTTTACGCGGCTTATCCATGAATGAAAATCAGAAGCAGAAGGAACTTCTTCACCGTGCATCAAGTTTATTGCAGATGGCAATGTCAAGGCTTGAGGAAGAGCTTATTCATATGCTTGTTAAGCATAAGCAACAGTCTGAGCCGACATACATTCCTTCCCCTTCTTCTCAAAGGAATGTTGTTTACAATGAGTCTGTTGTTTCATTAGATAATGAGTCAGCGAAGGAAGCATCGAGCAAAAACTCTTGTAGCGACGAATGTGGTGAATATATTGTTGATTTGGTCCCTGAACATGTAATTCCTGATATCAAGTCCATTGCAAAGGTTATGTTTGCTTCAGATTACGGTCAGGAATTTTGTGAAGCTTTCATTGGTGTAAGGAAGGAAGCATTGGAGCAGCATTTTGACATTCTCGAAAATGGAAAACTGAGTATTGAGGATCTGTTGAAAATGGAGTGGTGTAGCTTGAGTACCGAGATGAATAAATGGACCTGGTCGATGAAGATCATCTTCGGTGTCTATCTCATGAGTGAAAAACGGTTATGTGATCAGGTCTTAGGGGAGTTTGGATCAGTTAATTCATTTTGCTTTCTTGAGATAGCGAAGACTACAATTCTTTGCCTCTTGAATTTTGGTGAAGCCATAGCAATGGGGCCTCAAGAACCCGAAAAGCTGCTTCGTCTGCTTGACATGTATGAGACTTTGGCAGATCTTGTTATAGACATAGATGCATTGTTCTCAGAAGATGGTGGTTCTTTTGTTCGACTCGAGTTCCACAAGCTTCTTGAGGGATTGGCTGATTCCGTAAAAGCAGCATTCAACGCGTTCGGAGTTGCTGTTTCTTCAAATGGATCATTATACCCCTTCCCTGGAGGTGGAGTTCATCCTCTCAGTAAATATGTCATGAATTACATCAGTATGTTCCCTGAATATTGCAGCACCCTCAATTTGCTTCTCGAGGATCAACATTCAGATGTTGCAAGTCTAGTTAGTGAGCCACAGTGTGGACCAACTGCGTCTCTTTCCACATCTTGTCCGATGGCTTGTCACCTTCGATCAATCACAAGCTCTTTGGAGTCCAATCTTCATAAGAAATCTAAACTATACAAGGATGAAGCTTTACAACATATTTTCTTGATGAACAACCTCCATTACATGGTTCAAAAGGTTAAGGGCTCGGAACTCAGGCCTTTCTTCGGAGACGAATGGATCCGTAAGCATAATGCAAAGTTCCAGCAACACGAAATGAACTATGAGAGAGTCACTTGGAGTTCAGTAGTTTTGTTGCTCAAGGATGATAACCCTGGCTCGAGTTCCCTGTCAAAATCTACTTTCAAAGAAATGTGCAAGGGCTTTAGCATTGCCTTTGAGGAGGTATACAAAAACCAAACAAGTTGGTGCATCCCAGATCCACAGCTTCGCGAAGATTTGCGGATTTCGACTTCACTTAAAGTAGTCCATGCATACCGGACTTTTCTTGGAAGAAATCCTGCTCATGTTGATGATAAATGCATTAAGCATACTGTTGAAGATGTCGAAAAATTGCTCTTTGGCCTTTTCGAAGGATCGCCAAGATCGTTGCGCAATTCACGAAGAATGATGAAGACATAA